GTTGTTCTTCCTGTTTGTTCCTGTTCGCTATCTCTGTCAGTTTTCAAGCAATCATCACAATCTTCTCTATCAAACTTTGTAGACCATATGGAAATCATGATGCTTAAGTTTGTcgctttaaaattttagtgatATGATTTTGTAAAGTGTATGTGATCCCATTACTAGTGTTGAAAAATTTAATCACCTGAGTTCTCTAGGATATAGAGTAACATTGATGGTGATTGTATATGTTAATCTTGTGCACCTCAATATAGTCATATATGACTTTCTTCTCTATAGGATGCAATAGTTCTGGTTCAAAACAGTCTATTTGTGAATATATGCTCAATATGCCATATTCAAGTTGTTTCAGTCCATCCCTTTACTCATTTAATGTGTTATTCTGCTGATTCTCTTACTAAAACGAAAgtgaaaacaaaaatcagCACAGCATCTGGTTCTCTGATAAAATTATACTGTTAGGAATGGATTTCTGTGTGAAGTTTTGGAATTCTGTGCGACAAGCAACATAAATAATGGTTGCAGCTTGTTTTGACATgtcacataatttttttttttttaatgtaataatgGTGTGTTTTTGTACGTCTTCATTGGTAGGTTTAATTTGCTGTATAGAACAAATGATATGAATTGTTCATCCCTTGCTTATGATGGTGTGTTTTTGGTTTGAAACAAGTATGGTTTGACTGTGCAGGCATTTGGGTGGGCTTATGTAAACAACGCGCACAATACTTGGGAGCATTTCCTTGTGTATTGGATCAGTCCCTTCGTCGGATCAATACTGGCCGCCTGGGTTTTCCGTTTTCTATGTCCTCCACCACCGCCCCCAAAGCAGAAGAAAGCTTGAAAGGGCTATTCTATTAGGAACACATTTTAATTCACTTTACGTAGGCCATTCAGTTCATGGATGGAGAACTCATATCCAGTCAAATAAATTTGTAGTTGCAAGATATGGATTGAATATGttcatgaaaatttaaagaaagaaaggtATTGGGTTTATGGTTGCTTTCCACTCTCTCTCGAGACATTTGTCGAAAAACACGTGTCTAAAGACATCCAGTCagatagaaaaaatgaaatgaattgtACATACTTCAACAGTTTAAGTctcatattataatatgatcTCTAATATATCTGTAGTTCCAAAAAAACATGTTAGATCCACAGATCTTGGATGCTACTGCTTCCAATATTATTGTCAGCTTCCTGCCTCTTCCTGCATATTGCCCAACCCATGAAGTGGGATAATTCTTTAATTCACAATGCATACAATCAATATTACCAAACATGCATGGACATTCTTGTTCTCCAATATGCAGAAGTCTTTTCATGTCCTCTTCGGTGGACTTTCTCAGGTACACATCACTGAAGCTAGAAATAACACCTTCAACAAACTTGATGAAGAATTTACGAATGACTTGTGTATTCATTCTCAAGTATTTGCTGTGCAAGTATGTTGTTGTCCCATAGGCCAAAACCCTCATCGATGCCGTATATTATGAAACAGAGACATACCATGTTTACTAGTGGAGTCGCACTTTTTCAAAAGAAAGTTGCAAGCTTGTTCgttattattttaacaaaggTTTTTGCATGCGATACCTTGTTCGAAAAATTAGGGATAGCAAAATATTGCTCGAAAACATGACCTGCTCGTAAACACTATGGTGACCCTTCtcacattttctttcaatATATCGTATTGTAGCTCTAGCCATAGAGATGTTTCACAAATGGCTACATCCTTGGCATTCGATCAATTTGCTGATTttgttcaacaatttttttttctccattcatATCTTCGAGAAGCATTAAAATTAGAACTTGATGACATTTTTTGAAGGGTGGATTTGTGTAAGCAATCACTTGTCTTCTTGTGAGCATATGTGATTCTGGTCTGAGCTATATTTCTTCGATAACATGCGCACAGATCTTTGGTGATCTTTTTATGTACCAAATTTTGTTCTTTATCCATTTTGTCTTGAGCAACAAATCTATAAGAATAGACTAATATAAAAGTGGGTGCATCAAACACTTTAAAATGCgtaaaggaaaggaaaaaactGAATATAGTTTGACTGACATAAGCCTACATGAATTTTGATCACCAATAAAAACAACAGTAATGAGGtcgaaaataatcaaattatgtTACAATTACAAGCCCATCGTAAAAAATCACTTTAAATAACTTTATTAATGTGTAGAGATGTTAATTCAGAggtgtaaaaatattttttttggtttcttttaacaattagtgaaatgtaagTTGAAgtctatatataatttgtgagATTTATAGCGGTTAGTTAGTTGGTATGTCAGAGTAAGAGTAGGTGCATGTGTGTTAAAAATAGACAAGTTTGTTTGGATGCATAATTGATGAATCTCAGTAGGTTGTGTGAAAATTTTGGTTGTGAAGATGAAGGTGATAGACAAGATCCGGAGCGAAAGCGGCGTGATGTTCTCGTTCGAGTTCTTCCCCCCGAAGACCGAGGATGGAGTGGACAATCTGTTCGATCGCATTGAGCGGATGGTTGCCTACAGCCCGGCCTTCTGCGACATCACATGGGGCGCCGGTGGAACCACCGCCGATCTCTCCCTCGAGATCGCCAACCGCATGCAGAACATGGTCTGCGTCGAGACCATGATGCACCTCACCTGCACCAACATGGCCCTCAGCAGCATCGACCACGCCCTCTCCACCATCAACTCCAATGGCATCCACAACGTCCTCGCCCTCCGCGGTGACCCTCCTCACGGCCAGGACAAGTTTGTCCAGGTCCAAGGCGGCTTCGCCTCCGCCCTCGACCTCGTACATTCCCTTCCCTTCCCCTTCAATTTCCCTCAATTCATCTCCATATAGTCATATACTATACTATTCATTCCATCTTTCTCTTCAGGTCAAGCATATTCGTGCCAAGTATGGGGATTACTTTGGCATTTGTGTTGCTGGCTATCCAGGTACTAATAAACATGGCCATATTAGTAACAATAATCAATGATATGATCATATGAATATGATATGCAGAGGGCCATCCTGAGGTAATTCAGGAGAATGGAGTTGTTACAGCAGAGGCATACCAGAATGAACTTGTTTATCTCAAGCAAAAggtaaacacacacacacacagcactTTCCCACTACTCATCATGTCATGACTATTTCATCTAACAGATTGATGCTGGAGGTGAAGTCATCATCACCCAACTCTTCTATGACACTGACATCTTCCTCAAGTTCGTAAATGACTGCCGTCAGATTGGAATAACGTGTCCTATTATACCGGGGATCATGCCCATTAACTCGTACAAGGCCTTCATCCGCATGACCGGCTTCTGCAAAACTAAGGTCTATTTAGAATCCATTTATATACACACAACAAATACTTGTTTCTTATCTTTACATGCTTGTGCTACTCTCTAGATTCCCACCGAGGTTATGGCTGCATTGGAACCGATCAAGGACAATGACGAAGCTGTCAAGGCATATGGTGTTCAGCTTGCAACTGATATGTGCAGAAAGATTTTGGCTTCTGGGACTAGAGCTATACATCTTTACACCTTAAACATGGAGAAATCTGCTTTGGCAATACTGACGGTGCCTCTCCCCTTCCTTATCTCACCGTTTATAGTATCATATAATCTTTGCTTTGACAACAAGCCTTCACTTGTCAGAATCTTGGCCTGGTTGAGGAGTCCAAGTTTCCGAGATCCTTGCCTTGGAGACGTCCAACAAATGTTTTTCGTGCAAAAGAAAGTGTTCGTCCTATTTTCTGGTATGTAAGGTTCCCTAAATGGCCTGGCCACCTGTGTTTCTTCCCAAGCTTAAGTGTTACCTAATCTGTATACATTGTAGGGCTAATCGTCCTAAAAGCTACATCGGAAGGTCAATTAGCTGGGACCGCTACCCAAATGGTCGATGGGGAGATTTCCAAACTCCATCTTTTGCACCACTAACTGATTATCAGGCATGCACCATCAACTGTTATATCACATCTCAGTAAATCACATTGTTTTGTCTGAGGATACGGCATTTATGATTAACAGTTCTTGCGACCACGATCTCATGAGAAGAGACTTCTAGAAGAATGGGTTGTTCCTTTGAAAAATCTTGAAGATATCTACGAGGTATGGTACCTTATTTCTACATACAAGTTTGATGGTTACGAAACTAGAGTCCTCATATGTGGATATTCTTATGCACCAGAAATTTGCAAAATTCTGCCTTGGGAAAACCAGAAGTAGTCCGTGGTCAGAACTAGATGGACTTCAGCCGGAGACCAAGATCATCAACGAACAGCTTGGTAATATTAACATGAAAGGCTTTCTCACTATCAACAGCCAACCAGCTGTTAATGGAGCAAAGTCTGAAACGTCATACGTTGGTAATGTCATGCtcttattttgttgaaatatcCCTCAATGGTTGACATTATTAGTCAAATATGATGTTTGTTGGGACAGGATGGGGAGAGGCAGGTGGATATGTGTATCAGAAAGCGTACCTAGAGTTTTTCTGTTCTCCGGCAAGTTTGACTGCGCTGATCAATAAATGCAAAGCCTTCTCCTGCCTCAGCTACATGGCTGTTAACAGAGAAGGTGCCTGGatttcaaatatgaaaaatacagATGTGAATGCAGTCACATGGGGAGTTTTCCCTACAAAGGAGATTGTGCAACCCACCATTGTCGATCCTCTAACCTTTATGGTGTGGAAGGATGAAGCCTTTGAGTTGTGGTCGAGAGGGTGGGCCAATCTCTACCCAGAATCTGATCCCTCTAGAAAACTACTTGAAGAGGTCAGTAACCTCAACTTGATGATTGATTGTGTCTTCAACAACACTAGTTAACCTTTTGTGTTCAATTCAATTGGCAGGTGAAGAACAGTTACTACTTGGTCAGCTTGGTTGATAATGACTATGTCCATGGAGGCTTATTTGCTCTCTTTAGAGATACTTGAAACAATAACTCATTGGTGCACACAGTAGAAGAGAATTCAATTGAGTAAtgtaattttctcatttttacttACAAAATCCATTTGGGATTTGAGCTCTATATTCTTTGTCAAATTCACACTATATTATCAAATATCAAGGGAACGAACTCAAGAGGTGATTGAATTAAACTATGATGAATATCCCTACTTTGATCGAGTAAACCTCAAGAAATTGTAAGTACAGTCTGAGACTCTCAATTCTTGAGTTTGTCCTCCAGCATGAACCAGCTGAGTCCATCCCGGATTGCGAATGCTCTGCAAGCAAGATTGATGGATTCTCTGTCCAACACACCGACTAAACGACGACCATCATCATCCAAAATAACCGGCACTTGGCTCACACCCTGCCTATTCATCAGGCTAAGAGCAGTAAGGACACTCATGTTTGGGGTCGTTGTACATGAAACCACACATCTTCCACCGTAAGAGACACACACTTCAGATACTCTGGGAACCTGCCATGTCATTTCTTA
The nucleotide sequence above comes from Salvia hispanica cultivar TCC Black 2014 chromosome 5, UniMelb_Shisp_WGS_1.0, whole genome shotgun sequence. Encoded proteins:
- the LOC125187984 gene encoding methylenetetrahydrofolate reductase 2-like, with translation MKVIDKIRSESGVMFSFEFFPPKTEDGVDNLFDRIERMVAYSPAFCDITWGAGGTTADLSLEIANRMQNMVCVETMMHLTCTNMALSSIDHALSTINSNGIHNVLALRGDPPHGQDKFVQVQGGFASALDLVKHIRAKYGDYFGICVAGYPEGHPEVIQENGVVTAEAYQNELVYLKQKIDAGGEVIITQLFYDTDIFLKFVNDCRQIGITCPIIPGIMPINSYKAFIRMTGFCKTKIPTEVMAALEPIKDNDEAVKAYGVQLATDMCRKILASGTRAIHLYTLNMEKSALAILTNLGLVEESKFPRSLPWRRPTNVFRAKESVRPIFWANRPKSYIGRSISWDRYPNGRWGDFQTPSFAPLTDYQFLRPRSHEKRLLEEWVVPLKNLEDIYEKFAKFCLGKTRSSPWSELDGLQPETKIINEQLGNINMKGFLTINSQPAVNGAKSETSYVGWGEAGGYVYQKAYLEFFCSPASLTALINKCKAFSCLSYMAVNREGAWISNMKNTDVNAVTWGVFPTKEIVQPTIVDPLTFMVWKDEAFELWSRGWANLYPESDPSRKLLEEVKNSYYLVSLVDNDYVHGGLFALFRDT